In Eulemur rufifrons isolate Redbay chromosome 2, OSU_ERuf_1, whole genome shotgun sequence, the sequence GCAGAACCAGACCTGTGTGTGCGCAGCTTGGGCTGAGCCACGGCCCTGCCCAACCCCACGGGGTTGCCTCTgaagcccctccctccccccatctctcTGGTACTTTCTGGCTCCCTGGGGACCACGTCTTGTCTCTGGGGATTGGAGAGGAAGGTTCCTCTGTCAGCATTTCAGGTGCGTGTGAATGCCCGTGGCCTTGGCCATGGCCTCGATGTCTTAGGGGCTGGGGCATGAGAGAGCAGAGACAAGTAAAACATCCACTACCACCCAAAACCCAACAAACAAAACCACCCCACCCCCTAACCTCCCCTCGGGGGTTCTCCTACTCTCTGGGAGCCCTAGGAGACCcccttctttccccttcccccagccagaACTAGACAGCTTCTCCTGAACTCTCTCTGTCCGTGCCGGTCCCAGTTCTGCCTTCAGGCTGTGCCGAGTCCAGACAGGGCGAGGGTGGAGAGTGTGCAAACTCGGTTTGGTGGGGTCTCACGTCCTGGCTTCCCACCCATCTGCCTGCTACCTTTGCTCCTCAGAGCCCTGGGACGCTTCCCATGCTctgcctgcctttttttttttttttttttttgagacagagtctcgctctgttgcccaggctagagtgccgtggcatcagcctcactcacagcaacctcagactcctgggctcaggcgatctttctgcctcagcctcccgagtagctgggactacaggcatgtgccaccatgcccagctaatattttctatatatatttttagttgtccatataatttctttctatttttttagtagagacggggtctcgctcttgctcaggctggtctcgaactcctgagctcaaaggatcctcccgcctcggcctcccagagtgctgggattacaggtgtgagccaccgcgcccggccctgcctTCACAGACACGTTCAGCGGGACAGACAGGGCCGGCTGTGTTCACTCCATGTCACCCAGAACAGGAACCCAGGACatgtaaaagaataatataaaaaccaAACATAAACGCTGCGTCTTGAGTCGGCAACTCTTACCATCTTGCCATATTTGATTTATCCTTATTGATGTGTGTGTGCAAACATACATTTTGTTCTGGACCGTTCAAGAGTAACCTACAGGCACCTTGACAATTCACCCTGAATCCTGAACATGTCACACGTCTCTTAAGAGCAGGAACAGCCCCCTGTATGGCCAGCACCCACCCTGGCACCGGGGACAGCTCAGCAGTGCCACGACCCCCTGTTTCGGACACGTACTCCTCCGTCGTGTCTTTTCCTGCCCCCACTGTCCACAGTCCCATAATTCAGACGGGGCCCTGGACACAGTATctatttgggtttgtttttttgaatTGGACTGATCATCTTGGTGTTTCAATGGGAACATTTAGTTCATTTACACTTAACATAATTATGGGTCTACTAGTGCTTAAATCTAATATAATTACGGGTCCACTAGTGTTTGAATCTTCCATCctttaaaagttttctaatttttccagctGCTTTACTTTTCGTGTCTTGTCTTCTTTTGGGTTGACCAGTATTATTTTCCTCCGTTTGTTTCCTTCTGCGCGTGTGGGAGTTATTCACCCCATCCCTATTCCCGCAGGGCTTCCCGAACTCATCAGAGCCAACTGCTACCCTCGGTCTCCCTCTCGCTTTATAGGCTGTTGTTggcttgtatttttaatttcatgttttctAAAACCCTTTACTTCTAACTATTGACATTATTAGTACCTACAGTCATGCTCATTTAGACTTCCCCACATATTTACCACTTTCTTCTCCTGCCTGCTTGCCCTCCTCCCCAGAGCAGCTCTCATATCTCTCtgacagaggaggagactgagggtcagagaggtgacACTCAGGATCCACTCCAGTGAAGGGTCTGCTTACACTGAGGCCCTGCCCGGGTGGCAGGTCGGTGCTGGTGGCCAGGGCTGTGCAGGTGACCCTATCTGGGGCCCTCCCTTGGCCCCTGGGGAGGTATAAGGCCCCTGGCCTCATATCTGGGATTATCATCTTTGAAGAGCATCTTTTAGGCTATTTTTCACTGCAAGCCTGCTTCAGAAAATGCTCTCGGTTTTCATCTGTGTGAAGAATTACTTTAGGTCAGCAACTGTGTTAGTGTCTTCTTGCTGTTGTGACAAACGGACACAAATGTCTCTGCTAAAGCAGTGCCAACTTACTACCCGACGGCTCTGCAGGCCAGAGGCCCCGGGGCCGAGCAGGCCGGTCCTTCCCGAAGCTGCAGAGGGGTCTGCTTCCCTTCTCCATCCACGGCCTCCTGCATCCCAGGTCCACGGCCCTGACCTCCATCGTCAGAGGCAGGCGTGGCCTccaaacccctcccccactctgacCCTCCCGCATCCTCTCTCGTAAAGACCCCTGGGGTTACAATGGGCACCAGACCACCCAGGACAATGTTCCTACCCCAAGAGCCTCAACTTAACCGTGCTTGCGGAGCCCCTCTGGCCACGAAGGGTCACCTGTTCCAGGCTGTGAGGATGCCGTGCGTGGCGTGCAGGGCACTGAAGCAGCTCTGCGGGTTTGGGTGCTTCAAGCATACCCCTGGGTGAGCTgcgggagggcagggaggcctgggggcaGGCCCTGGCTGAGATACACCgagcccctcctccagcccagcctcccgCATCTCTGACAGGCGGGCCTGCCGTCCCCTGTGTTGCTCACGGCCCAGGACCCGGGGCTCCAGGCCGGGGCTCAcggcctcctctcctcccacgcTGCTGCTGTGACAgcctttctccccagccccccgTCCCCTGAGGTGAAGGGCCTCTGGAGGCCTCCCTGGGGGAGGTGGACGTTCTGCTGTTGGATGTGGGGCCCCTCCTGGGCATGGAGGCAGCTTCCGGGTCTTGACAGCCCTTCCTCGAATGAGAGCAAGCGAGTGAGTGGCTGTGGGGGTGTCCCTCAGACAGCTGTCCTGCAGGCTCACCCCACGCGCATCTCCCGGCCCTCATCCGTGCCTCTCACGGGTGGCCCACAGCCCTCCTGTCCGTGGTTGCCTCCTGCCCTACGCACACCTGGCCCCGAGCACCGAGGGAGGACCACAGGACCACCGACCTGTCGCCTGTGCAGGGCCTCAGTGTAAGGAGACCCTTCACACCAGTGGGATCCTGAGTGTCCCTTCACCTTTCTgaccctcagtctcctcctctgtcaGAGGATGTGAGAGCTgctctggggaggagggcaggcaggcagTAGGTGACCTCCGGGTCTCTTCTGGCTCTTGCAGGGCAGCCTCCGCCCTAAGGATGGACAGgccaggaggtgggtggggggctcGGTGGGTGTCACCTCAGTGACAAGGTGAAGTCTAAGTCCCCAAACCCTGGCTTGTCCCCGTGAGGGGCTGGAGAAGAGGACCCCGGCTGCTCACCGTCTTTTTCTTCCACTCTCAGAAGAAACCGAGGAAGGAGGGATTTCTCCCCATGGGGACAGAGGACCAGGGCCCTCTCTCAGACGCAGCACCCAGGCCGCCACCGGATCCCGCGGGGCCAGCTGCAGCGAGCCAGGCGGTCAGCTCACCCGCTACGTCCCGGCTGGCTGTGCGGGACCGGGTCTGGCGCCCGGCCTGCCGCGGGTGAGCGCGGCTACTCCCCTGCGTGGCCGCGGTGGAATGTCAGGGCGCGAGGGGGGCTGAGGGCACCGGGCGCGATGCTCCGGCGTGGGGGGCGGTGAGGAGGGTTGGACAGGCGACCTCCGGGGCCTGGGGGCGGGACAGGGGGCGGCCCGCTCCAGCGCCACCTGTCCAGCGCGCCGCCGCCGCTGCGCAGTGCTGTCGCCCTGGCAACTGGCGCTGAGCAGGGGGCGGGGGCGCCGGGATCGCCCGCCCTGCCCTGCACCGAGGTCCGGCGGGGGCGCGCGGTCgaggggcgcggggcggggccaccgggccgggggcggggccgcgcgggCGGGCGGAGCCGGAGCGGAGCCGGCGGAGCCGGAGGCCTCGGCTGGGCCGGCCCGGGCGCGGCGCACCAGCTGCCGGGCGGCGGGGTAGGCGGGGGCCCGGCGCGCGGCTGCGTCCGCGGAgcggggcggggacccgggcGCCGCTGCCGGCTGGGCCCGCGCGACCCCCACCCCGGGCCGAGGGGCTGTGGGATGGCGTGCGGGACGCTGCAGGGGCGAGGTCTGCGGCGGCCGCGGGGTGACGGAGAACAGGCCCTGGTCGGGGAGACAGGCGGAGACGCGGCGCGCTGGGAGCAGCTCAGCCCCTGCCCGGCTCGGCGGGCGGGGTCCTCGCCCTGCGCCTCCTCTCCTGGGCACTGGGGGGCATTCTGGGCTGGGGGCCCCGCAAGacgcgggggaggggcgggcagcGGGGGGCCTGGAAGCCCGAGTCTGTGTGTGAAGTCCGAGCACACGGGCCTGGGGCCAAGTCCCCAGGGAGCCAGGcctgagctggggtgggggaggggtggccaggCGGGTTCTGGCTTCGGGGGCAGGGGCTCCCCTGGGATGGGGTCTATCCCATCACTGGCGCAGAGCCCTCAGCCGTCAGCCCGCGTAGACGAGTGACTGAGCCACTGAGGGCCGAAAGGAGCGGGAGGAAGGCGTCAGCGGTGCAGCGGCTATCGGGCCGTGGGCCTGGCCAGGCGCCGAGGAAGGAAATGCCCAGGCTGCGGCTGCAGCGGAGGAGGCCCTGGTGGGCCCAGAATGGGCTTCCTGGGTCAGGCGTGTCTATCCAGTGGGCGTGAAAACCGGGTGATGTGCCGATCCGGAGACGGAGGTCCTGGAGCCTCGGCATGGCTGAGGACCCCCAGGCATGCTCTACTGGAGGTGTCAGGGCTCCCAGGGGCTTGGGGGTCCTGTGTGTGGCTGTGGGCACGCCTGGCTGCCGGTCGTGCAGAGTTCGAGGCCTCCCGAATTGGCGGGGGCTGCAGTGCCACCAGGGGCAGGCGGCGCACTCTACTGTCATAAGGACATTAAATTTTATGCCTCTGTCTAGACAGGGCAGTAAACCgagccccaggcctggggtgctgtggaggggtgggagggattTGGCTGGGAGTGAGCCTGTGAGTGACTTTGGGGTGGGCGAGGGTGTCTGGGCCTCTGCCCTCACCCAGGTGTGAGCGGACCCAGGTGTGGGGACCCACAGTCAGGTTTGGGGCTCCGACCAGCACGAGGGTGTGCGGGAGGTGCAGGGGCTGTGGAAGCCCAGGGCTTCCTGAGATCGGCTGGGAAGGTGGAGGGAGCCAGCGGCCGGGCCCACCAGTGCCAAGCGGCAGTGTGTGTGCTCTGGTGCAGAGGGTGAGGGAGTATCAGGAGGTGCAGCCAGGACAAGAGACCAGCTgcccagggcagtggggagccgtgggggagcagggcagagggaggtcTGCACGGCccaggaggggaggagatggTGGGGGCTGCCAGGCAGGGGTAGGGAGGCATGCAGAGGCTTGTACGGTGGAGTTATCAGGACCTGGATGACTGTCAGTCCTGGGGACACTCACTGAGCGGTGGCGAGGAAGGGGCAGGCCCGCCCCCTGCCCTGTGCGGTGCGAGCCGGGAGACTGGCTGCCCGGCACCCCGCGGAAACAGCAGCCTGGCGTGGGGTCCAGGCCGTCAGAGCCGGAGGACGGTGGCGCCAGCTCAACGGTGACAACCCACCCAACTCCGGGAACGCGCGCCGCGGGGAGTAAACACTTCCATCGCGTTTCCTCCCTGACGGCGGTGGGACGAGGTCTCTGGCCCGCAGGCGGGGCTGCTGCGCCCCTggaggccccgccccggctcCGGGCTCGGGTCCGCGCGTCGGCGCGTGCGTGCGACCGAGGCCGCGGGCGCCCGGCGCGGGGACAGCGCCCCGCGCAGAGAACACTGTGCGGGAGTTGGGGGAGGCCGCCCGGGCCCGCGCGCTGACCCTCTCCTCTGTCGTCCCCAGGTTCCGAGCTCGCAGCAGGGAGCGGCGGCGCCCTCCGGGCAGCGGgaccgccccgcgccccgccgcgccgcgccgcgccgcgccATGCCCGCGGGCTGAGCGCAGCCGCAGGGCCTCGTCCCGCCTGGCGTGGGCCGCGCGGGCGACCATGGTGCTGCCGCCGCCCGACCGGCGCCACGTGTGCCTGACCACGCTGGTGATCGTGGGCAGCATGGCCGTCATGGACGCGTACCTGGTGGAGCAGAACCAGGGCCCGCGCAAGATCGGCGTGTGCATCATCGTGCTGGTGGGCGACGTGTGCTTCCTGCTGGTGTTGCGCTACGTGGCCGTGTGGGTGGGCGCCGAGGTGCGCACGGCCAAGCGCGGCTACGCCATGATCCTCTGGTTCCTCTACATCTTCGTGCTGGAGATCAAGCTCTACTTCATCTTCCAGAACTACAAGgcggcgcggcgcggcgcggcgGACCCGGTGGCGCGCAAGGCGCTGACGCTGCTGCTGTCGGTGTGCGTGCCGGGCCTCTTCCTCCTGCTGGTGGCGCTGGACCGCATGGAGTACGTGCGCACCTTCCGCAAGCGCGAGGATCTGCGCGGCCGCCTCTTCTGGGTGGCTCTCGACCTGCTGGACCTGCTGGACATGCAGGCCAACCTGTGGGAGCCGCCGCGCACCGGGCTGCCGCTGTGGGCCGAGGGCCTGACTTTCTTCTACTGCTACatgctgctgctggtgctgccGTGCGTGGCGCTCAGCGAGGTCAGCATGCAGGGCGAGCACATCGCGCCGCAGAAGATGATGCTCTACCCGGTGCTCAGCCTCGCCACAGTCAACGTGGTGGCAGTGCTGGCGCGCGCCGCCAACATGGCGCTGTTCCGCGACAGCCGCGTCTCGGCCATCTTCGTGGGCAAGAATGTGGTGGCGCTCGCCACCAAGGCCTGCACCTTCCTGGAGTACCGCCGCCAGGTGCGCGACTTCCCGCCGCCCGCGCTCGCCCTGGAGCTGCAGCCGCCACCCTCGCAGCGCAACTCGGTGCCGCAGCCCCCGCCGCTGCACGGCCCGCCCGGGCACCCCCACGGCCCCTCGCCCACTCGTGACGCCCTGGACACGTGACAGGGCCCGCGCGGTCCCCGGGACGGCCCCGGGGCTCAGAGACGTGGGTCTCGCCCGGGGCGTGCGGTTTGcatgggatggggtgggggcgggcTCCCCTCGGGGCAGGTGACGGAGAGTGCGGCGCGGTGCCGGGGCCGCGGCCGCTTCTTCATCTCAGGAATCCCTCGGATCGGACCGCGGACCCTCAGCCCCCGCTCCGCCAGcccgccccagcccccagcgCGCTGGGCGGTTGGCGAGGCCGGCCCCTGCCTGTTGGGCCCCCGGGTTGGAAGGGAGGGCAGTGTGGGCGGAGATCTGGGCCCTTGGTGGGGGCCTCTGGCTCAGAGTCTGGGGCCAAGGAGCCCCTGTCATTTTAAAGACTCGTGTTTACAGTTTTGTATCCAAGGCTGCACTGCTTTGCCTGTTTCTGGGGTGCCCTGTCTTTAAAGGCGTCTGGGGGGGGGGCGTGGCGGCAAGGAGGGGCGTGCCAGGGTAGCTGAGAGGGTGGCCCGGCTGCCCGCGGTGGCGGTGGGGCTGGGACCATTGCGCCACCCCGGAGACTGATCTCCCCAGATTAATGTCCCCACCTCCAGAGGGACCATGGCCTCTACTTTCCTCCTCCTGGGGCACCTTGTGCCCATCTTTCACCCTCCTGGGCATCCGGGTCCCATGTCTCTGCTGCCCCAACCCCAGGCCTAGAAGTGCCCCCACATCCCTGGTTCTTCCCCCGCCCTGCCCGGGGGCTCCTCCAGCCCAGGACCGCCAAAGCCAGTTGGGATCAGGTGCTGGCTTTGCTCCCACGTGGATGTTGCAGCCCCAGGCCCGGGTCGTGGAGCCTGGTCCCCCTGGCAGCCCGGCCTGGCCTCGCTCCAGACACCTGTGGGGCTGGCAGGGTCCCGGCCCAGGCAGCACACGCAGGGCCCCTGCACCTGTCATGTGACCTGTGGATCTACCGTGCCCAGGAGGGTCTGTAGCGTCGGGGGAGGAGCCCTATGAGGCTGTTGAGATGAGGAGCTGTCACCTATGATGGGGTGATGGCTGCATTCGTCTCGTAGGACGCATAGTGCCGTGGAGCCCCCACGGTGTGCCAGGCGGGATTCCCTGCGCTGTTCTCTTCCcgcatccccaccccccacaggtGGCAGGGCTTTGCTGTCCTGTCTATAACCACCCCAGGAGGGCGTGGAGCTGGCTGTGCCCCGGGGTCCCCCCTGAGCGCCCCTCTCCAGAACTGCAGCGGTCACGGGCATGGCTGGTGCATGGTGGCGGATGACAGGGCCTGGGGAGCAGACggcggccccacccccacccacagggCGCACTGGCCCCACCTGCCAGCTCGCTGCCACCTGGGGTCTGGCCTTTGGGAGTCACCTTCATTCCCGGCAGTTGGCCTCAGATGCACAGGGGTTACCTCCGTGACTGTCACCCTGCCCTGGTCAGGTGTGGCCAGCACCCCCTGCCCTCCAAGCTGGCGCCTCCGGCCTGCCTGGGAACATGCCCTCAGCAGCCCCTGTGGGAGCCCACGTGGGGGGCGAGAGTGAGCCACGGGGAAGCCACGGGGGAGCCACGGGGAAGCCACGGGGAAGCCACggggctggggcagccctggAAAGGCCACGGGCCAGGGCGGGGAGGGGCCGCAGGAGTcccggtggggggtggggcagagtcTGGCGCATTCTTGGGAGTGTGTGGTGTGGTCTGGGGCCGGTGGGCGAGGCCTGAGGGGCAGTGGTGATTCTGTGAGTCGGGGGCTTCGGCCAGCGGGCCCCCCTCAGCCTGTCCCGAGGTCTCCCAGTGAAGATGAGTCCACAGCGCCCGGCTCTGGGCATCGCGCTCCAGGAGTCCTGTGGGAACAGTGGGGGCTGCAGGAAGGACTGGCAGGAGAGGCCGGGCGGGGTCTAGGCTGCTGTGCTGGCCCTGACCACCCCTCCTGGAGGAACCCTTGCTGGCCCAGGGGTCCGGGGAGCTTGTGGGGACAGCTTTGCCTTGAGAGCCCTGAGTCCCTGTGTCAGAGGTGGGGCTGGAACCCCTGGCTTGGCTGTCTCGGTGCAGAGaagaggccccccccccccccccccccccgccctggGCTCACAGACCCCCAGGCACCATGGCCCTGCGTGCACCCAGCTTCTCTTGGCCTGTTCGGGGGTGTGGCCGGGTTCCCCATGCTCCCCAGCGCTGCTCAGCgacccccacctcagcctccccag encodes:
- the TMEM121 gene encoding transmembrane protein 121 yields the protein MVLPPPDRRHVCLTTLVIVGSMAVMDAYLVEQNQGPRKIGVCIIVLVGDVCFLLVLRYVAVWVGAEVRTAKRGYAMILWFLYIFVLEIKLYFIFQNYKAARRGAADPVARKALTLLLSVCVPGLFLLLVALDRMEYVRTFRKREDLRGRLFWVALDLLDLLDMQANLWEPPRTGLPLWAEGLTFFYCYMLLLVLPCVALSEVSMQGEHIAPQKMMLYPVLSLATVNVVAVLARAANMALFRDSRVSAIFVGKNVVALATKACTFLEYRRQVRDFPPPALALELQPPPSQRNSVPQPPPLHGPPGHPHGPSPTRDALDT